Below is a window of Desulfovibrio desulfuricans DNA.
ACAGCATGATTTTTACGCCTAGCTATGATGAAGAGTTGGAAAGTTCCCCAACGCCAGTTTCTTCAGCAGGGGAGCGGCTGACAGCCGGCAATTATGTGTTCATTGTGAGCAAGGGCCTTGTGCGCGTATATCTTGCCTATGGCGAAAAGGAATTTACCCTCGCCTTTCTCAAACCGGGCGATGTGTACGTCAGCCATTCAAGCGCGCAGGTGCAGGCTGTGGAAGATACCACAATCCTGCTGGTGGACACGCCCACGTTTAACCAGCGCATGATGTCCGTGCCGCAGTTTACGGTAACTGTTGTGCGGGTGCTTGGCGGTATTCTCAAAAATACGTTTAGTATTGTGGATGGCCTTGCTCTGCGTGATGTTTCTGCCCGCCTGGCTCGTCATCTTGTTTCTGCCGCGCAAGAAAGCGCCCTCGGCCCTGATGGTCGCCGCCGCGTCCGCCTGCAGCTTTCGGGCGAGATGTTGGCCCAGACCCTCGGGGCGTCCCGCCAGACCATTTCCACCTTGCTGACCGACCTGACCCGCTCGGGCATTCTGCTCAAGGAGCAGCGCGGCGTGTATTGCATTCTTGACGAAGGTCGTCTTCGCGAACTTCTGGACTAACCCGCCAAAATTTCCTTCT
It encodes the following:
- a CDS encoding Crp/Fnr family transcriptional regulator; this translates as MKFTSVNLLDELAKPEFSSLLSAFHERSFLKNSMIFTPSYDEELESSPTPVSSAGERLTAGNYVFIVSKGLVRVYLAYGEKEFTLAFLKPGDVYVSHSSAQVQAVEDTTILLVDTPTFNQRMMSVPQFTVTVVRVLGGILKNTFSIVDGLALRDVSARLARHLVSAAQESALGPDGRRRVRLQLSGEMLAQTLGASRQTISTLLTDLTRSGILLKEQRGVYCILDEGRLRELLD